A genome region from Panthera leo isolate Ple1 chromosome A2, P.leo_Ple1_pat1.1, whole genome shotgun sequence includes the following:
- the GCC1 gene encoding GRIP and coiled-coil domain-containing protein 1, which yields MEKFGMNFGGGPSKKDLLETIETQKKQLLQYQARLKDVVRAYKSLLKEKEALEASIKVLSVSHEADVGLTGVQPPGLTFPDSVDDRCSTHSEDSTGTATSLDTAASLTSTKGEFGVEDDRLARGPPPPKSEEANGSESGVSSSSGDGPSGGGEVDKRLHQLKTQLATLTSSLATVTQEKSRMEASYLADKKKMKQDLEDASKKAEEERGRLEGELKGLQDQIAETKARLITQQHDRAQEQSDHALMLRELQKLLQEERTQRQDLELRLEETREALAGRAYAAGQMEGFELQTKQLTREVEDLKGELQALRDEKNRPDPRLQELQEEAAFLKSHFQAQLQQEMRKTALAEDQLRQQSQVEEQRVAALENQISEVSELLGTYEKAKQKDQLAIQKLKERILQLDLENKTLALAASSRSPLDGHGEESSLDVNVLKDKMEKLKRLLQVAARKSQVTLDVEKLCDLEIMPSSEAADGEKASVLYYQQELKQLKEEFERYKMRAQVVLKSKNTKDGNLAKELEEAQEQLAELKEKYISLRLSCEELERQHQQEAEDWKQELARLQHLHRQELERSQLDFRDRTLKLEEELHKQRDRALAVLAEKDLELEQLRSVALSCGLPGRRSPVGGGGPGDPADASSPDSLTQALQLAAASEPTFFLYAEQLARKEVEITSLRKQRHRLEVEVHQLQDRLLEEGERHREEVGALQSHIEKNIRDQSREGANLEYLKNIIYRFLTLPDTLGRQQTLTAILTILHFSPEEKQVIMRLPTSGSWWPSGKR from the exons ATGGAGAAGTTTGGGATGAATTTCGGGGGCGGACCGAGCAAGAAGGACTTGTTGGAAACCATTGAGACGCAGAAGAAGCAGCTTCTCCAGTACCAGGCACGTCTCAAGGATGTGGTCCGTGCCTATAAAAGCTTACTGAAAGAGAAGGAGGCTCTAGAGGCCAGCATTAAGGTGCTGTCGGTATCCCATGAGGCAGATGTGGGCCTCACAGGTGTCCAGCCTCCAGGCCTCACTTTTCCTGACTCTGTAGATGACCGATGCTCCACTCACAGCGAGGATAGCACCGGGACCGCCACCAGCTTGGATACTGCGGCCAGTCTCACCAGCACCAAGGGTGAGTTTGGGGTAGAGGATGACAGACTGGCTCGTGGACCACCACCTCCAAAGTCTGAAGAGGCCAACGGGTCGGAGAGTGGCGTCAGCAGTAGCAGTGGGGATGGACcgtctgggggtggggaagtggacAAACGACTGCACCAGCTGAAGACTCAGTTGGCTACTTTGACCAGCTCTTTGGCTACAGTCACCCAGGAGAAGTCTCGCATGGAAGCGTCTTACCTGGCAGACAAGAAGAAGATGAAACAGGACTTAGAGGATGCCAGTaaaaaggcagaggaggagaggggccgtCTGGAGGGAGAATTGAAGGGGCTGCAGGACCAGATCGCAGAAACCAAAGCGCGGCTTATCACCCAGCAGCATGATCGGGCCCAAGAGCAGAGTGATCATGCCTTGATGCTTCGTGAGCTCCAGAAACTGCTGCAGGAGGAGAGGACCCAGCGCCAGGACTTGGAGCTTCGGCTAGAAGAGACCCGAGAAGCCCTGGCGGGGCGGGCATATGCAGCTGGTCAGATGGAAGGGTTCGAACTGCAGACCAAGCAGCTGACCCGTGAGGTGGAGGACTTGAAAGGTGAGCTGCAGGCTCTTCGAGATGAGAAGAATCGGCCTGACCCTCGGCTGCAGGAGCTTCAGGAAGAGGCCGCCTTCCTGAAGAGCCATTTCCAGGCTCAGTTGCAGCAGGAAATGAGGAAG ACAGCCCTTGCAGAAGATCAACTACGCCAGCAATCTCAGGTGGAAGAACAGAGGGTGGCGGCCCTGGAGAATCAAATATCCGAGGTGTCGGAACTGCTGGGCACCTATGAGAAAGCCAAGCAGAAGGACCAGCTGGCCATCCAGAAGCTAAAGGAGCGCATTCTGCAGCTGGACCTGGAGAACAAGACCCTGGCTCTGGCAGCCTCCAGCCGGTCCCCTCTCGACGGCCATGGAGAGGAGTCCAGTCTGGACGTCAATGTCCTGAAGGATAAGATGGAGAAGCTGAAGAGGCTGCTGCAGGTTGCAGCCAGGAAAAGCCAGGTGACCCTGGATGTGGAGAAGCTCTGTGACCTGGAGATAATGCCCAGCTCAGAGGCTGCCGACGGGGAGAAGGCCTCTGTGCTCTACTACCAACAGGAGCTGAAACAGCTGAAGGAGGAGTTCGAGAGGTACAAGATGAGGGCCCAGGTTGTCCTCAAGAGCAAGAACACCAAAGACGGTAATCTGGCCAAGGAGCTGGAGGAAGCCCAGGAACAGCTTGCGGAACTGAAGGAGAAGTATATCTCCCTGCGGCTGTCCTGCGAGGAGCTCGAGCGCCAGCACCAGCAGGAGGCTGAGGACTGGAAGCAGGAGCTGGCCCGGCTGCAGCACCTCCACCGGCAGGAGCTGGAGCGCAGCCAGCTGGACTTCCGGGACCGCACGCTgaagctggaggaggagctgCACAAGCAGCGGGACCGGGCCCTGGCCGTGCTGGCCGAGAAGGACTTGGAGCTGGAGCAGCTGCGCTCTGTGGCCTTGTCCTGCGGGCTTCCAGGGCGCAGGAGCCCCGTGGGTGGCGGGGGGCCCGGGGACCCGGCTGACGCGTCTTCCCCAGACAGCCTGACCCAGGCGCTGCAGCTGGCTGCGGCCAGTGAGCCCACTTTCTTCCTGTATGCCGAGCAGTTGGCCCGCAAGGAGGTGGAGATCACATCGCTGAGGAAGCAGAGACACAGGCTGGAGGTTGAGGTGCATCAGCTGCAGGACCggctgctggaggagggggagcgCCATCGCGAGGAGGTTGGAGCGCTGCAGAGCCACATCGAGAAGAATATCCGGGACCAGAGTAGGGAGGGAGCCAACCTGGAGTACCTCAAAAACATCATCTACCGCTTCCTGACCTTGCCTGACACCCTGGGCCGCCAGCAGACGCTCACGGCCATCCTGACTATCTTGCATTTCAGTCCAGAGGAGAAACAAGTGATAATGCGTCTCCCAACCAGTGGTAGCTGGTGGCCTTCTGGCAAGagatga
- the ARF5 gene encoding ADP-ribosylation factor 5: MGLTVSALFSRIFGKKQMRILMVGLDAAGKTTILYKLKLGEIVTTIPTIGFNVETVEYKNICFTVWDVGGQDKIRPLWRHYFQNTQGLIFVVDSNDRERVQESADELQKMLQEDELRDAVLLVFANKQDMPNAMPVSELTDKLGLQHLRSRTWYVQATCATQGTGLYDGLDWLSHELSKR, encoded by the exons ATGGGCCTCACCGTGTCCGCGCTCTTTTCGCGGATCTTCGGGAAGAAGCAGATGCGGATCCTCATGG TTGGCTTGGATGCAGCTGGCAAGACCACAATCCTTTACAAACTGAAGTTGGGGGAGATTGTCACCACCATCCCCACCATAG GCTTCAATGTGGAAACAGTGGAATACAAGAACATTTGTTTCACAGTCTGGGACGTGGGAGGCCAGGACAAGATTCGGCCTCTGTGGCGACACTACTTCCAGAACACTCAG GGCCTCATCTTCGTAGTGGACAGTAACGACCGAGAGCGGGTCCAGGAATCTGCTGATGAGCTCCAGAAGATG CTGCAGGAAGACGAGCTGCGGGATGCGGTGCTGCTGGTGTTTGCCAACAAGCAGGACATGCCCAATGCCATGCCCGTGAGCGAGCTGACCGACAAGCTGGGGCTGCAGCACTTGCGCAGCCGCACG TGGTACGTCCAGGCCACCTGTGCCACCCAAGGCACAGGCCTGTATGATGGGCTGGACTGGCTGTCCCATGAGCTGTCGAAGCGCTAG
- the FSCN3 gene encoding fascin-3 isoform X2 — translation MDDVEWTQSPKPEELRVGLISWAGSYLTYETYKNIVTATARGLGRRQTWEILVSNQHDAQAVVRLRSFQGLYLLCEADGSLSYGRPRTSHHGCFLLRFHRNGKWTLQCIISGRYLESDGEDVFCNSRVLSAYHMWTPRPALHVHVILYSPINHCYARADTTTGRVWVDAPVPCLEECGFLLHFQDGCYHLETSTHFFLSHLDRLAPQPSSQTAFHMQVRPGGLVALSDGEGGILYPQGTRLLLGLGSSPHRGEEWFILQRCPTWVSLRSKTRKFLSIIYDVEVYAASEHVTPMSLFQFECDNESLTLQLRAANGCYLAQRHHRTVVANGHPMEPGTFFYMHWNCGRIILQAPNGRFLGIIDNGLLMAKATIPGPNEEFGIRLANRPFLVLRGRYGYVGTSSEHDLMKCNMDQPDCIHLLPCRQGIYHFQAQGGSFWSITSFGTFRPWGKFALNFCIELHGSNLLTVLAPNGFYMRSDRSGTLLADSEEITKECIWEF, via the exons ATGGATGACGTGGAGTGGACGCAAAGCCCCAAGCCTGAGGAGCTAAGGGTTGGGCTCATCAGCTGGGCAGGATCCTACCTCACTTATGAGACGTATAAGAATATAGTCACTGCTACTGCGAGGGGTTTGGGCCGGAGACAG ACCTGGGAGATCTTGGTGAGCAATCAACACGACGCACAGGCTGTTGTACGACTAAGGAGCTTTCAGGGCCTCTACCTCCTATGCGAGGCAGATGGCAGTCTATCCTATGGCCGGCCAAGGACCAGCCACCATGGATGCTTCCTACTGCGTTTCCACCGCAATGGCAAGTGGACTCTCCAGTGCATTATTAGTGGTCGTTATCTGGAGTCTGATGGTGAAGATGTGTTCTGCAACTCCAGGGTCCTCTCGGCTTACCACATGTGGACCCCCCGGCCAGCTCTGCATGTCCACGTGATCCTCTACAGCCCCATTAACCACTGCTATGCCCGGGCAGACACTACCACGGGCCGCGTCTGGGTGGATGCGCCAGTGCCCTGCCTGGAGGAATGTGGCTTCCTGTTGCATTTCCAAGATGGATGCTACCACCTGGAGACCTCAACACACTTCTTCTTGTCCCACTTAGACCGGCTGGCCCCCCAACCCTCATCACAGACAGCTTTTCACATGCAAGTGCGACCTGGAGGGCTCGTGGCACTGAGCGATGGAGAAGGAGGCATATTGTATCCACAGGGCACACGTCTGCTCCTGGGCCTGGGCTCCAGTCCCCATAGGGGTGAGGAGTGGTTCATCCTACAGCGCTGTCCGACGTGGGTCAGCCTCAGGTCAAAGACTCGGAAGTTCCTCTCCATCATCTATG ATGTTGAGGTATATGCTGCCTCTGAGCATGTAACCCCAATGTCCTTGTTCCAGTTTGAATGTGACAACGAGAGCCTCACCCTGCAGCTTCGTGCAGCAAATGGCTGCTACCTAGCCCAG AGGCACCACAGGACAGTGGTAGCTAATGGGCACCCAATGGAGCCTGGCACCTTCTTCTACATGCACTGGAACTGCGGCAGGATTATCCTGCAGGCTCCCAATGGACGCTTCTTGGGCATCATAGACAATGGCCTGCTGATGGCCAAAGCCACCATTCCAG gCCCAAATGAAGAATTTGGGATTCGATTAGCTAACCGTCCCTTCCTCGTATTGCGAGGTCGTTATGGGTATGTGGGCACCTCATCAGAGCACGACCTAATGAAGTGCAATATGGATCAGCCTGACTGCATTCACCTGCTGCCTTGCCGCCAAGGCATCTACCACTTCCAGG CACAGGGTGGATCCTTCTGGTCAATAACGTCCTTTGGCACCTTTCGCCCTTGGGGAAAGTTCGCGCTCAACTTCTGTATAGAGCTTCATGGGAGCAACTTGCTCACAGTACTGGCACCCAATGGCTTCTACATGCGATCCGACCGAAGCGGCACCCTGTTGGCAGACAGCGAGGAGATTACCAAAGAGTGTATTTGGGAATTTTAG